A part of Streptomyces sp. NBC_01451 genomic DNA contains:
- a CDS encoding nuclear transport factor 2 family protein has product MAEFETSAAPADVVRRQYLASAAGDLDALRATLAPDVEWTEMAGFPLAGTYRTPDGVTANVMERLGKDWEGWTAHDDTYVVDGENVVVLARYTAANKATGKSIDVRVAHHFVVRGGLIVRFEQFVDTALVRDAMTV; this is encoded by the coding sequence ATGGCCGAGTTCGAGACTTCCGCGGCGCCCGCCGACGTCGTACGCCGTCAGTACCTGGCCTCCGCCGCCGGTGACCTGGACGCCCTGCGGGCGACCCTGGCCCCGGACGTGGAGTGGACGGAGATGGCGGGCTTCCCGCTGGCCGGCACCTACCGCACCCCCGACGGCGTCACCGCCAACGTGATGGAGCGGCTGGGCAAGGACTGGGAGGGCTGGACCGCGCACGACGACACCTATGTCGTGGACGGCGAGAACGTCGTCGTCCTGGCCCGCTACACCGCCGCCAACAAGGCCACCGGCAAGTCGATCGACGTCCGTGTCGCCCACCACTTCGTCGTGCGCGGCGGACTCATCGTCCGCTTCGAGCAGTTCGTGGAC
- a CDS encoding MBL fold metallo-hydrolase, with protein MSALSFKVLDLDFPAGSKNKTATLVTGETDALLVDAAFTRADGHRLAAEILDSGKTLTTVFVSHADPDFYFGAEVIADAFPDAVFVATPLVIEHIRDSYEGKLKAWAALGPNLPTRLVDLQPLTGDALTLEGHRFELKGGPAALPDRHYLWQAEARALLGGVLLFQQEHVWVADTATPGDRAAWVDLLDEMAALAPELVVPGHRLPGTAADATAISATREYLLGFEEELGKAADGAALTEALVARYPDNGMLIAAQIGAKVAKGEMKWG; from the coding sequence ATGAGCGCCCTGTCCTTCAAGGTCCTGGACCTGGACTTCCCGGCCGGCAGCAAGAACAAGACCGCGACGCTTGTCACCGGTGAGACCGACGCCCTGCTGGTGGACGCCGCGTTCACCCGCGCGGACGGCCACCGCCTGGCCGCCGAGATCCTCGACTCGGGCAAGACGCTGACCACGGTCTTCGTCTCCCACGCCGACCCCGACTTCTACTTCGGCGCCGAGGTGATAGCGGACGCCTTCCCCGACGCGGTGTTCGTGGCGACGCCGCTGGTCATCGAGCACATCCGGGACTCCTACGAGGGCAAGCTCAAGGCGTGGGCCGCGCTTGGCCCCAACCTGCCCACCCGCCTGGTGGACCTTCAGCCGCTGACCGGTGACGCCCTGACCCTGGAGGGCCACCGTTTCGAGCTCAAGGGCGGCCCGGCCGCCCTGCCCGACCGCCACTACCTGTGGCAGGCCGAGGCGCGCGCCCTCCTGGGCGGTGTGCTGCTCTTCCAGCAGGAGCACGTGTGGGTCGCCGACACCGCCACTCCCGGTGACCGTGCCGCCTGGGTCGACCTGCTCGACGAGATGGCCGCCCTCGCCCCGGAGCTGGTGGTCCCCGGCCACCGGCTGCCCGGCACCGCGGCCGACGCGACCGCCATCTCCGCCACCCGCGAGTACCTCCTCGGCTTCGAGGAGGAGCTCGGCAAGGCGGCCGACGGCGCCGCGCTGACGGAAGCGCTCGTGGCCCGCTACCCGGACAACGGGATGCTGATCGCCGCGCAGATCGGTGCGAAGGTCGCCAAGGGCGAGATGAAGTGGGGCTGA
- a CDS encoding DsbA family protein, which yields MKLVHVFDAYCGWSHGFSGTLSEVVSRHPDVPVEVVSGGLFTGSRRVPVREFGYVQGANAQIAELTGAEFGAAYEGLIADGSFVMDSEVAARGFAALRAASPARAAELAIALQRAFYVDGLSLSEAATYRTVAEAAGLDADAVVDAFEGPGVRVAAGADFHRAASLGVTGFPTLLAADGDRVTVLARGHATADEVDRRLATLRTP from the coding sequence ATGAAGCTCGTCCATGTCTTCGATGCCTACTGCGGTTGGTCGCACGGGTTCTCCGGAACCCTGAGTGAGGTTGTCTCCCGTCATCCGGACGTACCGGTGGAGGTGGTCTCGGGTGGGCTGTTCACGGGGTCGCGTCGGGTGCCGGTCCGGGAGTTCGGGTACGTCCAGGGTGCGAACGCGCAGATCGCCGAGCTGACAGGTGCCGAGTTCGGTGCTGCCTACGAGGGACTGATCGCCGACGGTTCGTTCGTGATGGACTCCGAGGTCGCCGCGCGCGGGTTCGCGGCGCTGCGTGCGGCGTCCCCCGCGCGCGCGGCGGAGCTGGCCATCGCGCTCCAGCGCGCCTTCTACGTCGACGGCCTCAGCCTCTCCGAGGCGGCGACCTACCGGACGGTCGCCGAGGCGGCCGGCCTGGACGCCGACGCCGTGGTGGACGCCTTCGAGGGGCCCGGCGTGCGGGTCGCGGCCGGAGCCGACTTCCATCGGGCCGCCTCCCTGGGCGTCACCGGCTTCCCCACCCTGCTGGCCGCCGACGGCGACCGGGTCACCGTGCTGGCGCGGGGCCACGCCACCGCCGACGAGGTCGACCGGCGGCTCGCGACCCTCCGCACCCCCTGA
- a CDS encoding PaaI family thioesterase, which translates to MGRTRTYQWEDPAILAEAARRMTGLDFLRELQAGRLPAPPVNYAVDFTLTEVEHGRAVFSLTPGEEHYNPIGSVHGGIFATLLDSAAGCAVQSTLPQGMAYTSLDLTVKFLRRITVDTGVVRAVGTIVNKSRQTALAQAQLVDAKDRLLAHATSSCLLFPVPPPQG; encoded by the coding sequence ATGGGGCGAACGCGTACGTATCAGTGGGAAGACCCGGCGATCCTGGCGGAGGCCGCCAGACGCATGACCGGCCTCGACTTCCTGCGCGAGCTTCAGGCGGGGCGACTGCCGGCGCCGCCCGTCAACTACGCCGTCGACTTCACCCTGACCGAGGTGGAGCACGGCAGGGCCGTCTTCTCCCTGACGCCGGGGGAGGAGCACTACAACCCGATCGGCAGCGTGCACGGCGGCATCTTCGCCACCCTCCTCGACTCGGCGGCGGGGTGCGCCGTCCAGTCGACCCTCCCGCAGGGCATGGCGTACACCTCGCTCGACCTGACGGTGAAGTTCCTTCGGCGGATCACCGTGGACACGGGCGTGGTGCGCGCCGTCGGCACGATCGTCAACAAGAGCCGTCAAACCGCCCTCGCCCAGGCGCAGTTGGTCGACGCCAAGGACCGTCTCCTCGCGCACGCCACCAGTAGCTGCCTGCTCTTCCCGGTGCCGCCCCCGCAGGGCTGA
- a CDS encoding winged helix-turn-helix transcriptional regulator, with the protein MEWLEASTENCPVQRTLDVVGEKWTLLILRDAVNGVRRFDDFHRHIGLSEAVLSDRLRKLIAAGVMRTVPYREPGSRSRNEYRLTRKGWDLWPVLMALSQWGEAYALGSEGPVLDVRHTACGSPVRVVVECSAEHSALTLSEVTARPGPGARPRT; encoded by the coding sequence ATGGAGTGGCTTGAGGCGAGCACGGAGAACTGCCCCGTCCAGCGCACGCTCGACGTGGTCGGGGAGAAATGGACGCTGCTGATCCTGCGTGACGCCGTCAACGGAGTCCGGCGATTCGACGACTTCCACCGTCACATCGGCCTGTCGGAGGCCGTTCTCAGCGACCGCCTCCGGAAGCTGATCGCGGCCGGCGTCATGAGGACCGTCCCCTACCGGGAGCCGGGCAGCCGCTCCCGCAACGAATACCGTCTGACCCGCAAGGGCTGGGACCTGTGGCCCGTCCTGATGGCGCTGAGCCAGTGGGGCGAGGCGTACGCGCTCGGCTCCGAGGGACCGGTGCTCGACGTTCGCCACACCGCCTGCGGCTCCCCGGTCCGGGTGGTCGTCGAGTGCTCCGCGGAGCACTCCGCTCTCACCCTCTCGGAGGTCACCGCCCGACCGGGACCAGGGGCCCGTCCTCGGACATGA
- a CDS encoding DUF6158 family protein: MNGVDPARLDDQQLMKELETIHRTRHDTLLHASNGALRAHNDRMAQLEGEYLRRHPRRPVATGRTRAGARDRDGAQE; the protein is encoded by the coding sequence ATGAACGGAGTCGATCCGGCCCGACTGGACGACCAGCAGCTCATGAAGGAGCTGGAGACGATCCACCGCACCCGTCACGACACGCTGCTGCACGCGTCGAACGGCGCGCTGCGCGCCCACAACGACCGTATGGCGCAGCTGGAGGGCGAGTACCTGCGCCGCCATCCGCGCCGTCCGGTCGCCACGGGCCGCACCCGTGCGGGCGCCCGGGACCGGGACGGCGCGCAGGAGTGA
- a CDS encoding ABC-F family ATP-binding cassette domain-containing protein, with protein MGHLEAAHLEYYLPDGRALLGDVSFRVGEGAVVALVGPNGAGKTTLLRLISGELKPHGGTVNVSGGLGVMRQFVGSVRDETTVRDLLVSVATPRIQQAAKEVDLAEHGMLTVDDEAAQLQYAQALSDWAEARGYEAETLWDMCTTAALGVPYEKAQWRLVRTLSGGEQKRLVLEALLRGTDEVLLLDEPDNYLDVPGKRWLEDRLAETRKTVLFVSHDRELLSRSAQKIVSVEPGPAGADAWVHGAGFATYHEARAERFARFEELRRRWDEKHAQLKKLVLNLRQAASISHELASRYQAAQTRLRKFEEAGPPPEPPREQDITMRLKGGRTGVRAITCKGLELTGLMKPFDLEVFYGERVAVLGSNGSGKSHFLRLLAGDTVNHTGEWKLGARVVPGHFAQTHAHPELEGRPLLDILWSEHSQDRGAAMSRLRRYELTAQAEQRFERLSGGQQARFQILLLELEGVTALLLDEPTDNLDLESAEALQEGLEAFEGTVLAVTHDRWFARSFDRYLVFGSDGRVRETSEPVWDERRVERAR; from the coding sequence ATGGGACACCTCGAAGCAGCGCACCTTGAGTACTACCTTCCCGACGGGAGGGCGCTGCTCGGCGATGTGTCGTTCCGGGTGGGCGAAGGGGCCGTCGTGGCCCTCGTGGGACCCAACGGCGCCGGGAAGACGACCCTGCTGCGGCTGATCTCCGGCGAGCTGAAACCGCACGGCGGGACCGTCAACGTGAGCGGCGGGCTCGGCGTGATGCGCCAGTTCGTGGGCTCCGTACGGGACGAGACGACCGTACGGGACCTGCTCGTGTCGGTCGCCACCCCGCGGATCCAGCAGGCGGCCAAGGAGGTCGACCTCGCCGAGCACGGCATGCTGACCGTCGACGACGAGGCGGCCCAGCTCCAGTACGCCCAGGCCCTCTCCGACTGGGCCGAGGCGCGCGGCTACGAGGCCGAGACACTGTGGGACATGTGCACCACCGCCGCGCTCGGGGTGCCGTACGAGAAGGCCCAGTGGCGGCTCGTGCGCACCCTCTCCGGCGGTGAGCAGAAGCGGCTGGTGCTGGAGGCGCTGCTGCGCGGCACGGACGAGGTGCTGCTGCTCGACGAGCCCGACAACTACCTCGACGTACCCGGCAAACGGTGGCTGGAGGACCGGCTCGCGGAGACCCGCAAGACCGTTCTCTTCGTCTCCCACGACCGGGAGCTGCTCTCCCGGTCCGCGCAGAAGATCGTGTCCGTCGAACCCGGCCCCGCAGGCGCGGACGCGTGGGTGCACGGCGCCGGGTTCGCCACCTATCACGAGGCGCGGGCCGAACGGTTCGCGCGCTTCGAGGAGTTGCGCCGGCGCTGGGACGAGAAGCACGCCCAGTTGAAGAAGCTGGTGCTGAACCTTCGTCAGGCGGCCTCCATCAGCCATGAGTTGGCGTCCCGCTACCAGGCCGCGCAGACCAGGCTGAGGAAGTTCGAGGAGGCGGGGCCGCCGCCCGAGCCGCCGCGCGAGCAGGACATCACCATGCGGCTCAAGGGCGGCCGTACCGGCGTAAGGGCCATCACCTGCAAGGGACTTGAGCTGACCGGGCTGATGAAACCCTTCGACCTGGAGGTCTTCTACGGCGAACGGGTCGCCGTTCTCGGCTCCAACGGCTCCGGCAAGTCGCACTTCCTGCGGCTGCTCGCCGGTGACACCGTGAACCACACGGGCGAGTGGAAGCTCGGCGCGCGGGTCGTGCCCGGGCACTTCGCGCAGACGCATGCCCATCCCGAACTGGAGGGCCGTCCGCTCCTCGACATCCTGTGGTCTGAGCACTCGCAGGACCGGGGCGCGGCCATGTCCCGGCTGCGCCGCTACGAGCTGACCGCCCAGGCCGAGCAGCGCTTCGAGCGGCTCTCCGGGGGCCAGCAGGCCCGTTTCCAGATCCTGCTCCTGGAACTGGAGGGGGTCACGGCGCTGCTGCTGGACGAGCCGACGGACAACCTCGACCTGGAGTCCGCCGAGGCACTCCAGGAAGGCCTGGAGGCGTTCGAGGGCACGGTTCTCGCCGTCACGCACGACCGTTGGTTCGCGCGTTCCTTCGACCGGTATCTGGTCTTCGGCAGCGACGGGCGGGTCCGCGAGACCTCCGAGCCCGTGTGGGACGAGCGGCGGGTGGAGCGGGCCCGGTAA
- a CDS encoding histidine phosphatase family protein, translated as MRLLLVRHGQTPSNVRFLLDTAVPGPGLTELGERQAAALPEALAGEDIDALYASTLTRAQLTAAPLAGARGLGVQVRDGIREVAAGDLEMRGDSEAAHTYMTTLFAWAAGDTELRMPGGENGAEALGRFDAVVAEAADGGAGTVAMVSHGAAIRMWAAARADNIDVPFAAGHRLDNTGVVVLEGSPAEGWKALSWAGAAVAETGSDTGSGPAGERLGPAG; from the coding sequence ATGCGTCTGCTGCTCGTCCGTCACGGTCAGACCCCGTCGAACGTGCGATTCCTGCTGGACACCGCGGTTCCGGGACCCGGACTGACCGAGCTGGGGGAGCGGCAGGCCGCCGCGCTGCCGGAGGCGCTCGCGGGCGAGGACATCGACGCGCTGTACGCCTCCACACTGACCCGCGCACAGTTGACCGCCGCCCCGCTGGCCGGGGCGCGTGGCCTCGGCGTACAAGTGCGGGACGGCATCCGGGAGGTGGCCGCCGGGGACCTGGAGATGCGGGGCGACTCCGAGGCCGCGCACACGTACATGACCACCCTGTTCGCGTGGGCGGCCGGTGACACGGAGCTGCGGATGCCGGGCGGGGAGAACGGTGCCGAGGCGCTCGGACGGTTCGACGCGGTCGTCGCGGAGGCCGCCGACGGCGGAGCCGGCACGGTCGCCATGGTCAGCCACGGGGCCGCGATCCGGATGTGGGCGGCGGCCCGCGCGGACAACATCGACGTGCCCTTCGCCGCCGGGCACCGGCTCGACAACACCGGTGTGGTCGTCCTGGAGGGGTCCCCGGCGGAAGGGTGGAAGGCCCTGTCCTGGGCGGGCGCCGCTGTCGCGGAGACCGGGTCGGACACCGGGAGCGGGCCTGCCGGCGAGCGACTCGGCCCCGCCGGGTAG
- a CDS encoding bifunctional phosphatase PAP2/diacylglycerol kinase family protein: protein MTADIIDLTVPQLGRHALRENLLKLDSWLFETAATRHWPGAERVLPRLSRSANHGVLWFATAAALAATGSPRARRAAVRGLASLAVASATINTVGKRSVRRPRPGLDAVPTVRQLKRQPITTSFPSGHSASAAAFATGVALESRGLGALVAPVAFSVAMSRVYTGVHFPSDVLAGAVLGAGAAFAVRRLAPTRDLSASPARPHATAPALPDGEGLVLVANTAAGTADRVRALEDALPLAEIVECAPEDLRAELEKAAARCRVLGVCGGDGTVNTAAGIALTHGLPLAVVPGGTLNRFALDLGVEDARAAGRAVRRGEAVRVDVGRFRSGDQEGVFLNTCGLGVRPDPVRERERERWSDRIGGRPAGVLGAVHVLRADRHPRKVQLLGGRRPLWLPFAGSGARRRLGPVPAGRHHAHAGALVHRLQWDDVAPGTLLAYDGEVTEVAGGVTLEKLAEALTVYRPLDQN, encoded by the coding sequence ATGACCGCAGACATCATCGACCTCACCGTCCCACAGCTCGGCCGTCACGCCCTGCGCGAGAACCTGCTGAAACTCGACTCCTGGCTGTTCGAGACCGCCGCCACCCGGCACTGGCCGGGCGCCGAGCGCGTCCTGCCGAGGCTGAGCCGCAGCGCGAACCACGGTGTCCTGTGGTTCGCGACGGCCGCCGCCCTGGCGGCGACGGGCAGTCCCCGGGCCCGCCGGGCCGCCGTCCGGGGGCTCGCCTCCCTCGCCGTGGCCTCCGCGACGATCAACACGGTCGGCAAGCGCTCGGTACGCCGCCCCCGCCCCGGGCTGGACGCCGTACCGACGGTCAGGCAGCTGAAGCGGCAGCCGATCACGACGTCGTTCCCGTCCGGTCACTCCGCGTCGGCGGCAGCCTTCGCGACCGGTGTCGCCCTGGAGTCCCGGGGGCTGGGCGCGCTGGTGGCGCCGGTCGCCTTCTCGGTGGCGATGTCCCGTGTCTACACCGGCGTCCACTTCCCCAGTGACGTGCTGGCGGGCGCGGTCCTGGGCGCGGGCGCCGCGTTCGCCGTACGGAGGCTCGCGCCGACCCGCGATCTCTCCGCGTCCCCGGCCCGGCCGCACGCCACGGCCCCGGCGCTGCCCGACGGCGAGGGCCTGGTCCTGGTCGCGAACACGGCGGCGGGTACGGCGGACCGGGTCCGCGCGCTGGAGGACGCGCTGCCGCTGGCGGAGATCGTGGAGTGCGCGCCGGAGGATCTGCGGGCCGAGCTGGAGAAGGCGGCGGCCCGCTGCCGGGTGCTCGGGGTGTGCGGCGGCGACGGCACGGTGAACACGGCCGCCGGGATCGCCCTGACCCACGGACTCCCGCTCGCGGTGGTGCCCGGCGGCACGCTCAACCGCTTCGCGCTCGACCTGGGCGTCGAGGACGCACGGGCCGCCGGCCGCGCGGTGCGCCGGGGCGAGGCGGTGCGCGTGGACGTGGGCCGGTTCCGGTCCGGGGACCAGGAGGGCGTCTTCCTCAACACCTGCGGCCTGGGCGTCCGCCCGGACCCGGTGCGCGAGCGCGAGCGGGAGCGCTGGTCCGACCGGATCGGTGGTCGGCCGGCCGGGGTGCTCGGGGCGGTACATGTCCTGCGTGCCGACCGCCATCCGCGGAAGGTGCAACTCCTGGGAGGGCGGCGCCCGTTGTGGCTGCCGTTCGCGGGCAGCGGCGCCCGCCGCCGGCTGGGTCCCGTGCCGGCCGGCCGCCACCACGCTCACGCGGGCGCCCTCGTCCACCGTCTCCAGTGGGACGACGTGGCTCCGGGCACCCTCCTCGCGTACGACGGCGAAGTCACCGAGGTGGCGGGCGGGGTGACGCTCGAAAAACTCGCGGAGGCGCTGACCGTCTACCGGCCGCTCGACCAGAACTGA
- a CDS encoding class I SAM-dependent methyltransferase: MSKPQSQPQETAVYTHGHHESVLRSHTWRTAANSAAYLLGSLKPHMRILDIGCGPGTITADLAELVPDGQVTGVDRAPGILDRARATASERGLGNVEFAVADIHALDFPDDTFCVVHAHQVLQHVGDPVRALSEMHRVTKPGGYIAVRESDYLAMAWYPASEGMDDWLDLYRRVARANGGEPDAGRRLKSWALRAGLTDITATSSTWTFADSDELAWWSGLWADRTLASAYADRATEGGLATPERLRAVSEAWREWGRREDAWFTVPHGEILCRKAD, translated from the coding sequence ATGTCCAAGCCGCAGTCGCAGCCGCAGGAGACCGCCGTCTACACGCACGGGCACCACGAGTCCGTGCTCCGCTCGCACACCTGGCGCACCGCCGCCAACTCGGCGGCCTACCTCCTCGGCTCGCTGAAGCCGCACATGAGGATCCTGGACATCGGCTGCGGCCCGGGCACGATCACCGCCGACCTGGCCGAACTGGTCCCCGACGGGCAGGTCACCGGCGTCGACCGGGCACCGGGCATCCTGGACCGGGCCAGGGCCACGGCCTCCGAACGCGGCCTGGGCAACGTCGAGTTCGCGGTCGCGGACATCCACGCGCTGGACTTCCCGGACGACACGTTCTGTGTGGTCCACGCCCATCAGGTGCTCCAGCACGTGGGCGATCCGGTGCGGGCACTGAGCGAGATGCACCGGGTCACCAAACCGGGCGGGTACATCGCCGTCCGCGAGTCGGACTACCTGGCCATGGCCTGGTATCCGGCGTCGGAGGGCATGGACGACTGGCTGGACCTGTACCGGCGCGTGGCCCGGGCCAACGGGGGCGAGCCGGACGCGGGGCGTCGCCTGAAGTCCTGGGCGCTGCGGGCCGGGCTCACGGACATCACGGCCACGTCCAGCACCTGGACGTTCGCGGACAGCGACGAGCTCGCCTGGTGGAGCGGCCTGTGGGCGGACCGGACACTCGCGTCGGCGTACGCGGACCGGGCCACGGAAGGCGGGCTGGCCACTCCGGAGCGGCTGCGGGCGGTCTCGGAGGCCTGGCGGGAATGGGGACGGCGGGAGGACGCCTGGTTCACCGTCCCGCACGGGGAGATCCTCTGCCGAAAGGCCGACTGA
- a CDS encoding hydrophobic protein, producing MVPILLVLLLALILFGAGFAVKILWWIALIVLVVWLLGFLVRGTSASGSRGRWYRW from the coding sequence ATGGTTCCCATTCTGCTAGTACTGCTGCTGGCTCTGATTCTCTTCGGGGCCGGATTCGCGGTGAAAATCCTCTGGTGGATCGCACTGATCGTGCTTGTCGTCTGGCTACTGGGCTTCCTGGTGCGGGGCACGAGCGCGAGCGGATCAAGGGGTCGCTGGTACCGCTGGTAG